Proteins encoded within one genomic window of Ailuropoda melanoleuca isolate Jingjing chromosome 16, ASM200744v2, whole genome shotgun sequence:
- the TSGA10IP gene encoding testis-specific protein 10-interacting protein translates to MRNTHQQLSRSTSGRPGRDTRLQAPGTTIGLLKFLSDIPQAEQGRTGSGEGGILGQQPRSRSAGQTAKKDRRPQARNRKGHGSAEAEDLIPSSSRKPSFPFQWAWERFTTDGRALHQPSSFSAPGYQALPLPRAVLKYKARCESTATLPEAHGFCGKSEVPNLERSQQLRAWGCIPISPGKGESPELEALGECDLQPPGKRSGSGSESEEGTELEALGAEEAGRGMSPGELPHLLRTGSIFEEEQFAEVTEEGEHRAPHRRGAGSQRKGQNVGKEASNEGDLRCKGNSSSSNLRRSQRRKSRAKELEGPWDLEKLQWQLRQDLHCGPEKQPWKALQSAVQASNRSGKSYALGDEENFLFANFPNRTFHKRQEATRSLLQAWERQQQEERQQAELRRAREQRVQQQVARCLAAYTPRGTQGPGAAQRKLEELRRQERQRFAQYQAELQGIQHRVQARPYLFQQAMQVNARLTVARRFSQVLSALGLDEEQLLAEAGKRDAEGSSRKPRSHKSMGVRMEHSSESPPKTERTGSQPDRHSAPSPNQESSP, encoded by the exons ATGCGAAACACCCACCAACAGCTGAGCAGGAGTACTTCGGGGAGACCAGGGCGGGACACGCGGCTCCAGGCTCCAGGGACCACCATCGGGCTGCTCAAGTTTCTGTCAGACATCCCCCAAGCCGAGCAG GGAAGGACTGGGAGTGGCGAAGGTGGGATTCTGGGCCAGCAGCCGAGGTCTCGGAGTGCAGGGCAGACGGCAAAGAAGGACCGGAGGCCCCAGGCCCGGAACAGAAAAGGGCACGGCTCTGCCGAGGCTGAAGA TCTCATCCCCTCTTCGTCTCGGAaaccctccttccccttccagtGGGCCTGGGAGAGATTCACCACTGATGGCCGGGCTCTGCATCAACCCAGCTCCTTCTCGGCCCCCGGCTAccaagccctgcccctgccccgagCAGTCCTCAAGTACAAGGCCAGGTGCGAGTCCACAGCCACCCTCCCAGAGGCCCATGGCTTCTGCGGGAAGTCAGAGGTGCCAAACCTGGAAAGGAGCCAGCAGCTCAGGGCCTGGGGCTGCATTCCCATCTCTCCTGGCAAAGGGGAGAGCCCAGAACTGGAGGCACTCGGTGAGTGTGACCTCCAGCCACCTGGGAAGAGGTCAGGATCAGGATCCGAGTCTGAGGAAGGCACTGAGCTGGAAGCCCTGGGTGCtgaggaggcggggaggggcatgAGCCCTGGGGAACTGCCCCACCTCCTCAGGACCGGGTCGATCTTCGAAGAGGAGCAGTTTGCAGAGGTGACAGAGGAGGGGGAGCACAGGGCCCCCCATAGAAGGGGGGCTGGCTCTCAAAGAAAGGGGCAGAATGTTGGCAAGGAGGCCTCCAATGAGGGTGACCTGCGGTGCAAGGGGAACAGCTCCAGCTCCAACCTCAGAAGATCACAGAGGAGGAAGTCCAGGGCCAAGGAGCTGGAGGGACCATGGGACCTGGAGAAGCTGCAGTGGCAGTTACGGCAAGACTTGCACTGTG GCCCTGAAAAGCAACCCTGGAAGGCTTTGCAGTCTGCTGTCCAGGCCTCCAATCGGAGTGGGAAGTCCTATGCCTTGGGAGATGAAGAGAATTTTCTGTTTGCCAACTTTCCTAACCGTACCTTCCACAAACGACAGGAGGCCACGAG AAGCCTGCTGCAGGCCTGGGAgcggcagcagcaggaggaacgGCAGCAGGCCGAGTTGCGCAGGGCCCGGGAGCAACGGGTCCAGCAGCAGGTGGCTCGATGCCTGGCGGCCTACACACCCAGAGGGACCCAGGGGCCGGGGGCCGCCCAGCGCAAGCTGGAGGAGCTGAG GCGCCAGGAGCGGCAGCGCTTTGCTCAGTATCAGGCGGAGCTGCAGGGCATCCAGCACAGGGTGCAGGCCCGGCCCTACCTGTTCCAGCAGGCCATGCAG GTCAATGCCCGGCTCACAGTGGCCCGGCGCTTCTCCCAGGTGCTGTCAGCACTGGGACTGGATGAGGAGCAGCTGCTGGCTGAGGCTGGAAAGAGGGACGCGGAGGGTTCCTCCAGGAAACCCAG GAGCCACAAGTCAATG